Proteins encoded within one genomic window of Mycolicibacterium aubagnense:
- a CDS encoding non-ribosomal peptide synthetase, with protein MTETDIRALRTRGADVAEEARLELLRRKLAERGLQSQDHTQPPDGTPVAPVLSDGQRRMWFVQNAEPSGALLNVCVSFALTGNLDHQRLQDAVNAVAVRHPVLRTTYRADATGEPGLTVHDQLAPGWSTHDLSELSEASRALRLEVLAQREFGTPFQLDTESPLRISLIRTAADQHIMLLTAHHIAWDDASWQVFFSDLTRAYEGEQLAAVIPAPVPADDHTEALEYWRCVLADPPEPLELPGPHGSQVPTVYRAQRVSRRLDAETVARVSELARQTGATPYTVLLAAFGTLLHRYTHADDVLVATPVLNRSGGTEDALGYYGNTVALRLRPESRGSFRDFVTQAKDTTHGAFAHQQINLDRVVRELNPDRRHGVERLARVSFGAREADGRGFCPSGITCRRAEYRGHQTQLPLGFMIEFDDDGALVEAEYLTEILDATVADQLLRHYVVLLESALADPSMALAELKLMDDRDADWLRQMATGEQLSTPDTTLAALIEAQAERTPDSVAVAYEGRYYTYRELNAGANRLAHWLIGHGIGTEDRVAVLLDKSPELVITALAVVKAGGVYLPVDPTYPEDRLAFILGDCDPKLVIREPITDLAGQRDDNPTDADRVRPLTAGNTAYLIYTSGSTGLPKGVPVPHRPVAEYFVWFVDEYQIDADERLLQVASPSFDVSIAEVFGMLACGARLVIPRPGGLNDIGYLTELLRTEGITSMHFVPSLLGLFLSLPGVNEWRSLKRVPIGGEALPGEIADKFHATFDALLHNFYGPTETVINASRYRVEGKQGTRIVPIGKPKINTQMHLLDNVLRPVPVGVIGEIYIGGTHVAHGYHQRPGLTAERFVADPNAAGGRLYRSGDLARLNTEGDIEFVGRADEQVKIRGFRIELGEIAAAIAVDPSVGQAVVVASDLPGLGKSLVGYLTPAERGDLESVDVQRIKARVAAALPEYMVPAGYVVLDEIPITAHGKIDRRALPDPDIQSRNAFREPTSDTERKVAGLFADLLGIDQVGADDSFFQLGGHSLLATKLVAAIRARCDAEIGVREVFELGTVAEIAARVDTGAPRNRPPLLALDHTGPRQMSASQLRQWFQYRIDGPGPVNNIPFAARITGPCDVDAFVAALGDLVERHEVLRTTYTEIDGVPYQVVGDPAPLPVRRARGADEEWLQAELDRERRYVFDLEAQWPIRAAVLSLPGQHVLSIMVHHIAADHWSAGVLFTDLVTAYRARLQQRAPEFAPLPIQYSDYAAWQATLLSDGSGMLAAQRDYWRGQLSEPPADPGLRPDFTRPPVLSGAGASVPFGIDSDVRAKLTALTSELGITDFMLLQSAVAVALAKSGEGLDIPLGTPVAGRTEAELDALVGFFINILVLRNDLTGDPTLREILVRARDTALAAYAHQDLPFDHVVDAVSPARSLSRNPLFGVVVHVREDLPTDHVIDSRPEGDTTFTALEPTFDVAHADLSVNFFATQDSYRGHLIYRTDLYTPETARRLADRLVRVITGIAENADQRLRELRVDEAFEGPAGTDGVLVLDEWRQPVGIGVVGDIYQASAPTGERGRWLATGQLERIEAVQLRAERTRTTVTELSEPARTDTERALIALLAEVLDADAEIGRGDDYFSLGGDSIKAVQLAARGRDAGMKLTARMVFEYPAVHELAAAIDARSSAEIHGAQGEDREHAPMTVSGLSAEELAELTASFATSWTASQEPQ; from the coding sequence ACTGGCGCAGCGGGAGTTCGGCACGCCCTTCCAGCTCGACACCGAATCACCCCTGCGGATCAGCCTGATTCGCACCGCGGCGGACCAGCACATCATGCTGCTCACCGCACACCACATCGCCTGGGACGACGCCTCCTGGCAGGTGTTCTTCAGCGACCTCACGCGGGCTTATGAGGGCGAGCAGTTGGCCGCGGTGATTCCGGCCCCGGTGCCGGCTGACGACCACACCGAGGCGTTGGAGTACTGGCGCTGCGTGCTCGCCGATCCGCCTGAGCCGCTGGAGCTTCCGGGCCCGCACGGCTCGCAGGTGCCCACCGTGTACCGCGCGCAGCGCGTCAGCCGCCGTCTCGATGCAGAGACCGTGGCCCGCGTTTCCGAGCTGGCCCGCCAGACCGGTGCCACGCCGTACACCGTGCTGCTGGCGGCCTTCGGCACCTTGCTGCACCGCTACACCCACGCCGACGACGTTCTCGTCGCGACCCCGGTCCTCAACCGCAGCGGCGGCACCGAAGACGCGTTGGGCTACTACGGCAACACCGTGGCGTTGCGGTTGCGCCCCGAATCGCGTGGGAGTTTCCGCGACTTCGTCACACAGGCCAAGGACACCACCCACGGCGCCTTCGCGCATCAGCAGATCAACCTCGACCGGGTGGTGCGCGAGCTCAACCCGGACCGCCGCCACGGCGTCGAGCGGCTGGCGCGGGTCTCGTTCGGCGCCCGCGAAGCTGACGGCCGAGGCTTCTGCCCGTCCGGCATCACCTGCCGCCGGGCTGAGTACCGCGGCCACCAGACGCAGCTGCCGCTGGGCTTCATGATCGAATTCGACGACGACGGTGCACTGGTCGAGGCCGAGTACCTGACCGAAATCCTCGACGCCACAGTGGCGGACCAGCTGTTGCGGCACTACGTGGTACTGCTGGAATCCGCGTTGGCCGATCCCAGCATGGCGCTGGCCGAGCTGAAACTGATGGATGACCGCGACGCAGATTGGCTGCGCCAGATGGCCACGGGCGAGCAGCTCAGCACACCGGACACGACCCTGGCCGCATTGATCGAGGCCCAGGCCGAGCGCACCCCGGACTCGGTCGCCGTGGCTTACGAGGGCCGGTACTACACCTACCGCGAACTCAACGCCGGGGCGAACCGGCTGGCGCACTGGCTGATCGGCCACGGCATCGGCACCGAGGACCGGGTCGCCGTACTGCTCGACAAGTCGCCTGAGCTCGTGATCACGGCGCTGGCCGTCGTCAAGGCCGGTGGCGTGTACCTGCCGGTCGATCCGACCTACCCGGAGGACCGGTTGGCCTTCATCCTGGGCGACTGCGACCCGAAACTCGTGATCCGCGAACCGATCACCGACCTGGCCGGCCAGCGGGACGACAACCCCACCGACGCCGACCGCGTGCGGCCGCTCACCGCGGGCAACACCGCCTACCTGATCTACACCTCGGGTTCGACCGGTCTGCCCAAGGGTGTTCCGGTGCCGCACCGACCGGTTGCCGAATACTTCGTGTGGTTCGTCGACGAGTACCAGATCGACGCCGACGAGCGGCTGCTACAGGTGGCGTCGCCCAGCTTCGACGTGTCCATCGCCGAGGTGTTCGGAATGCTCGCCTGCGGTGCGCGCCTGGTCATTCCGCGCCCGGGCGGTCTGAACGACATCGGGTATCTGACCGAGCTGCTGCGCACCGAGGGCATCACGTCCATGCACTTCGTGCCGTCACTGCTGGGCCTGTTCCTTTCGCTGCCCGGCGTCAACGAATGGCGCAGCCTCAAGCGGGTGCCGATCGGTGGTGAAGCACTGCCGGGTGAGATCGCCGACAAGTTCCACGCCACCTTCGACGCGCTGCTGCACAACTTCTACGGGCCGACCGAGACGGTCATCAACGCCAGCCGGTACCGCGTCGAGGGCAAGCAGGGCACGCGCATCGTGCCGATCGGCAAGCCGAAGATCAACACGCAGATGCATCTGCTCGACAATGTGTTGCGTCCGGTTCCGGTCGGCGTCATCGGCGAGATCTACATCGGCGGAACCCATGTCGCGCACGGCTACCACCAGCGTCCCGGCCTGACCGCCGAGCGCTTCGTCGCCGACCCGAACGCTGCGGGCGGTCGGCTCTACCGCTCTGGTGACCTGGCCCGCCTCAACACGGAAGGCGACATCGAGTTCGTCGGCCGCGCCGACGAGCAGGTCAAGATCCGTGGTTTCCGCATCGAACTCGGCGAGATCGCCGCAGCCATCGCGGTGGACCCGAGCGTCGGCCAGGCCGTCGTCGTGGCCAGCGACCTGCCCGGGCTCGGCAAAAGCCTCGTCGGCTACCTCACCCCGGCTGAGCGCGGAGACCTGGAATCGGTTGACGTGCAGCGGATCAAGGCCCGCGTGGCGGCCGCGCTGCCCGAGTACATGGTGCCGGCCGGCTACGTCGTACTCGACGAAATCCCGATCACCGCACACGGCAAGATCGACCGCCGCGCGCTACCCGATCCGGACATCCAGTCCCGCAACGCATTCCGGGAGCCGACCAGCGACACCGAGCGCAAGGTCGCCGGACTGTTCGCCGACCTGCTCGGCATCGATCAGGTCGGGGCCGACGACTCGTTCTTCCAACTCGGTGGGCACTCCCTGTTGGCCACCAAGCTGGTTGCCGCGATCCGGGCGCGCTGCGATGCCGAGATCGGTGTTCGTGAGGTGTTCGAGCTGGGCACCGTCGCGGAGATCGCCGCGCGCGTCGACACCGGCGCACCGCGCAACCGGCCGCCGCTGCTCGCCCTCGACCACACCGGTCCGCGCCAGATGTCGGCATCGCAACTGCGCCAATGGTTCCAGTACCGGATCGACGGCCCGGGGCCGGTCAACAACATCCCGTTCGCGGCCCGGATCACGGGCCCGTGCGACGTCGACGCCTTCGTCGCGGCACTCGGCGATCTGGTCGAGCGGCACGAGGTGCTGCGCACCACCTACACCGAAATCGACGGTGTGCCCTACCAGGTGGTGGGCGATCCGGCTCCGTTGCCGGTCCGCCGCGCCCGCGGCGCCGACGAAGAATGGCTGCAGGCCGAACTCGACAGGGAACGGCGCTACGTGTTCGATCTGGAAGCGCAGTGGCCGATCCGGGCCGCGGTGCTGTCCCTCCCCGGGCAGCATGTGCTGTCGATCATGGTGCACCACATCGCCGCCGACCACTGGTCCGCCGGCGTGCTGTTCACCGACCTCGTCACCGCGTACCGGGCGCGCCTCCAACAGCGTGCGCCCGAGTTCGCGCCGCTGCCGATCCAGTACTCGGACTACGCGGCCTGGCAGGCCACTCTGCTGTCCGACGGGTCGGGAATGCTTGCCGCACAACGCGACTACTGGCGTGGCCAGTTGTCTGAGCCGCCCGCCGATCCGGGGCTGCGGCCCGACTTCACCCGGCCGCCGGTGCTCTCCGGTGCGGGCGCGTCGGTGCCGTTCGGCATCGACTCCGACGTGCGCGCCAAACTGACCGCGCTGACCAGCGAACTCGGCATCACCGACTTCATGCTGCTGCAGTCCGCGGTCGCGGTCGCGCTCGCGAAATCGGGGGAGGGGCTCGACATTCCGCTCGGCACTCCGGTGGCCGGCCGCACCGAGGCCGAACTCGACGCTCTGGTGGGCTTTTTCATCAACATTCTGGTGCTGCGCAACGACCTGACCGGGGATCCCACCCTGCGCGAGATTCTGGTCCGCGCGCGGGACACCGCCCTGGCGGCCTACGCACACCAGGACCTGCCGTTCGACCATGTTGTCGACGCGGTCAGCCCGGCCCGGTCGTTGTCGCGCAACCCGCTGTTCGGTGTCGTGGTGCACGTGCGCGAGGACCTGCCGACGGACCACGTCATCGATTCGCGTCCGGAGGGCGACACCACATTCACCGCGTTGGAGCCGACGTTCGATGTGGCGCACGCCGACCTGTCGGTGAATTTCTTTGCCACCCAGGACAGTTACCGCGGACACCTGATCTACCGCACCGACCTGTACACGCCGGAGACCGCCCGGCGTCTCGCGGACCGCCTGGTCCGGGTGATTACCGGAATCGCCGAGAACGCCGATCAGCGGCTGCGGGAGCTGCGGGTCGACGAGGCCTTCGAAGGGCCGGCGGGCACCGACGGGGTGCTGGTGCTCGACGAGTGGCGCCAGCCCGTGGGCATCGGCGTCGTCGGCGACATCTACCAGGCGTCGGCGCCCACCGGCGAACGCGGCAGGTGGTTGGCCACCGGACAGCTCGAGCGCATCGAGGCCGTCCAGCTGCGCGCGGAACGGACGAGGACCACCGTCACCGAGTTGTCGGAGCCCGCCCGGACCGACACCGAACGGGCATTGATCGCGCTGCTGGCCGAGGTCCTCGACGCCGACGCCGAGATCGGCAGAGGCGACGACTACTTCAGCCTGGGCGGCGACAGCATCAAGGCAGTACAGCTCGCGGCCCGCGGCCGTGACGCCGGTATGAAGCTGACCGCTCGCATGGTGTTCGAATATCCGGCGGTCCACGAACTGGCTGCCGCGATCGACGCTCGGTCGTCGGCCGAAATCCACGGGGCGCAGGGTGAGGACCGCGAGCATGCGCCGATGACGGTGTCGGGCCTGTCCGCCGAAGAACTGGCCGAGCTGACCGCATCGTTCGCGACGTCGTGGACCGCATCGCAGGAGCCGCAGTGA
- a CDS encoding non-ribosomal peptide synthetase — protein MTTLQPAPVIEDVLALSPLQQGLYSMAQLDQADDPYLIAMSADIEGDVDASLLRECAAALLGRHPNLRASFVQAGTRTVQVIPNAVDLPWGQLTAESAAHADDLEARERRRPFALERGPAIRFLLIEMPHQRWRFAVVAHHIVIDGWSLPLLVGELLALYAAGGDIAVLPAAPRPYRDYIGWLAARDPEVSRRLWRRHLTGLDGPTMLAPALGSGELGDDLPHTTEVTAPRDETHHLVEAARARGVTVNTLTQMAWAAILSVLTDRRDVVFGVTVSGRPGELAGVESMVGLFINTVPLRIRLDPLRRVGEQCLAVQRDAAELREHSYLSHTELRSLGGVGELFDSLLVYENFPPGGLVGSDELDIRGATFRPRALQSLAHFPITVAAHLTDGALTILVETKDGATGLLSPDSLGWQVLEVMQRLVDCWDRPLRDVGIQLAAPELAGSPAAVETGGIHEKFTATARRKPGSVALTYDGGALTFRGLDEASDHVAAELRRRGVETETPVPVLLRRGPDYVVAMLGVLKAGGMIVPLDPSMPADRIEEILGQTNASIVVDDALVTAASNTAVGGFMPEPTHPGQGAYIVFTSGTTGKPKGVIGTHAAVLSYAADHAARVLHPAVAKAGRPLRVAHAWSFTFDAAWQPLVALLDGHGLHIVSDEVQRDAEALVATIGQYGVDLIDTTPSMFTQLQAEGLLTTVPLTALALGGEAVDPNAWAAIRDECDRTGMSAYNCYGPTETTVEAVVAALTEHRMPSIGHPTTATRAYVLDAWLRPVPDGVTGELYLSGGQLTRGYLGRAGETAARFVADPYAPGARMYRTGDVVRRDPATGGLQFQGRSDDQVKIRGFRVEPGEVAAVLHAHPGVRHAHVTVRRHGSGPRLVAYVAGVASATELRRMLASRLPRYLVPHHIIAVDEIPLTGNGKVDDAALAAIDAESGTGQAAGPATATERAVAQLFADVLEVADPSALDVAADFLDLGLDSIVALSVVQAARRRGLAVRARMMLDCASIRELADELDAENESAAAAAEESGPVPVLPNVHWLYQFGDARRLAQTQALRVPEAMTAAHLTTLLHNIIAAHPALRCRLDRATMTLVDHPVGNILTEVTVAGDVVAAVAEQTDLAVERLDPEQGRLLQAVLLHPQDSAGESGGKVLVLSAHVLAVDPASWRIMLGELENGWHALTAGAEPAVIREHTSYRTWSRLVAERAQHLDTVDFWEAQVAGPDPQLGNRRVNAEIDCAADVVVSMGLIDPELTGRVLSAGRRITDVLAAATARTVTRWRRRRGQDTPAPLLALETYGRADTVLSDQADTGETVGLFSAIYPLRLSSEGPQQVSAEIAAVPGHGIDFGLLRYLRTDTAARLAAYPEPQVLLNYLGRVHLGASGDALQLDGALLAGASPVPEPNYAVHHELTLLAGIIDHGGTAALGVQWRTVPDILSADDIAELQQLWESQLREVVK, from the coding sequence GTGACGACACTGCAACCGGCGCCGGTCATCGAAGACGTCCTGGCCCTCAGCCCGCTGCAGCAGGGGCTGTACTCGATGGCCCAGCTCGATCAGGCGGACGACCCGTACCTGATCGCGATGTCGGCCGATATCGAGGGCGACGTCGATGCGTCGCTCCTGCGGGAGTGCGCGGCGGCGCTGTTGGGGCGCCACCCGAATCTGCGGGCCAGCTTCGTGCAGGCCGGAACGCGCACGGTACAGGTGATTCCGAATGCCGTCGACCTGCCGTGGGGGCAGCTGACGGCCGAGTCGGCCGCGCACGCCGACGACCTGGAAGCACGCGAACGGCGCCGGCCGTTCGCCCTGGAGCGTGGCCCGGCCATCCGCTTCCTGCTCATCGAAATGCCGCACCAGCGCTGGCGTTTCGCGGTCGTCGCACATCACATCGTGATCGACGGGTGGTCACTGCCGTTGCTCGTCGGCGAACTGCTCGCCCTGTACGCCGCCGGCGGTGACATCGCGGTGCTGCCCGCCGCGCCGCGCCCGTACCGCGACTACATCGGCTGGCTCGCGGCCCGCGACCCCGAGGTCAGTCGCCGGCTGTGGCGGCGACACCTGACGGGGCTCGACGGCCCGACCATGCTGGCACCGGCCCTCGGGTCCGGTGAACTCGGCGACGATCTGCCCCACACCACCGAGGTCACGGCGCCCCGAGACGAGACGCATCATCTGGTCGAGGCGGCGCGGGCCCGCGGGGTCACGGTCAACACCCTCACCCAGATGGCCTGGGCGGCAATACTTTCAGTGCTCACCGACCGGCGTGACGTCGTTTTCGGAGTCACGGTCTCGGGCCGGCCGGGCGAATTGGCCGGCGTCGAGTCGATGGTCGGATTGTTCATCAACACCGTGCCGCTGCGGATCCGGTTGGACCCGCTGCGGCGGGTCGGCGAGCAGTGCCTGGCGGTGCAGCGGGACGCCGCCGAATTGCGGGAGCACAGCTACCTGTCGCACACCGAACTCCGGTCCCTCGGCGGTGTCGGCGAACTGTTCGACAGCCTCCTCGTGTACGAGAACTTCCCGCCGGGCGGCCTGGTCGGCAGCGACGAACTCGATATCCGCGGGGCCACGTTCCGTCCCCGAGCACTACAGAGCCTGGCGCATTTCCCCATCACCGTCGCGGCGCACCTGACCGACGGCGCGCTGACCATTCTGGTCGAGACGAAAGACGGTGCCACCGGGCTGCTCTCACCAGACAGTCTCGGATGGCAGGTGCTCGAGGTGATGCAACGCCTCGTCGACTGCTGGGACCGGCCGTTGCGCGACGTCGGAATCCAGTTGGCGGCACCTGAGTTGGCGGGCTCGCCCGCGGCCGTGGAAACCGGTGGTATCCATGAGAAGTTCACCGCCACCGCGCGCCGCAAACCGGGCTCGGTGGCGCTGACGTATGACGGCGGCGCGCTGACCTTCCGCGGTCTCGACGAGGCGTCCGACCACGTTGCCGCGGAACTGAGGCGCCGCGGGGTCGAGACCGAGACGCCGGTGCCGGTGCTGCTTCGCCGGGGCCCCGACTATGTCGTCGCGATGCTTGGCGTGCTCAAGGCCGGTGGCATGATCGTGCCGCTGGATCCGTCGATGCCCGCCGACCGGATCGAGGAGATCCTGGGCCAGACCAATGCATCGATCGTTGTGGACGACGCCCTCGTGACCGCCGCGAGCAACACCGCGGTCGGCGGATTCATGCCGGAGCCAACACATCCCGGCCAGGGCGCCTACATCGTGTTCACGTCGGGTACCACCGGCAAGCCCAAGGGCGTGATCGGCACGCATGCCGCGGTGCTGTCGTACGCCGCCGACCACGCTGCTCGGGTGCTGCACCCGGCGGTGGCGAAAGCCGGTCGGCCACTTCGGGTTGCGCACGCCTGGTCGTTCACCTTCGACGCGGCGTGGCAGCCGCTGGTGGCGCTGCTGGACGGCCACGGGCTGCACATCGTCAGCGACGAGGTGCAGCGTGATGCCGAGGCCCTGGTGGCGACCATCGGCCAGTACGGCGTCGACCTGATCGACACCACTCCGTCGATGTTCACGCAGTTGCAAGCCGAAGGGCTGCTGACCACGGTGCCGCTGACCGCGCTGGCGCTGGGCGGCGAAGCTGTCGACCCGAACGCGTGGGCGGCCATCCGCGACGAATGCGATCGCACCGGCATGTCGGCCTACAACTGTTACGGCCCAACGGAAACCACGGTGGAAGCGGTCGTAGCAGCGCTCACCGAACACCGCATGCCATCCATCGGGCACCCGACCACCGCGACTCGTGCTTATGTCCTGGATGCGTGGCTGCGGCCGGTGCCCGACGGCGTCACCGGCGAGTTGTACCTGTCCGGTGGCCAGCTCACCCGGGGCTATCTGGGCCGTGCCGGTGAGACCGCCGCACGGTTTGTCGCCGACCCGTACGCGCCCGGCGCGCGGATGTACCGCACCGGCGACGTGGTGCGCCGCGATCCCGCCACCGGTGGTCTGCAGTTCCAAGGGCGCTCCGACGATCAGGTGAAGATCCGCGGTTTCCGGGTGGAACCCGGTGAGGTCGCCGCGGTGTTGCACGCTCATCCCGGGGTGCGGCATGCACATGTCACCGTCCGGCGGCATGGCAGCGGGCCGCGACTGGTCGCGTATGTCGCCGGGGTGGCATCTGCGACCGAGTTGCGGCGGATGCTGGCCTCGCGGCTGCCGAGATATCTGGTGCCGCACCACATCATCGCCGTCGACGAGATTCCGCTGACCGGCAACGGCAAGGTGGACGACGCGGCGTTGGCGGCCATCGACGCCGAATCCGGCACCGGACAGGCGGCGGGTCCGGCCACCGCCACCGAACGGGCGGTGGCGCAGTTGTTCGCCGATGTCCTCGAAGTGGCCGATCCGTCGGCACTCGACGTCGCCGCTGACTTCCTGGACCTAGGGCTGGACAGCATCGTCGCGCTGTCGGTGGTGCAGGCCGCCCGCCGTCGCGGACTCGCCGTGCGCGCCCGGATGATGCTGGACTGCGCCAGCATTCGCGAGCTGGCCGACGAGCTCGATGCCGAGAACGAATCGGCCGCGGCGGCGGCCGAGGAATCCGGCCCGGTGCCGGTGCTGCCCAATGTGCATTGGCTGTACCAATTCGGCGATGCCCGGCGACTGGCCCAGACCCAGGCTCTACGTGTGCCGGAAGCCATGACCGCCGCGCACCTGACCACGTTGTTGCACAACATCATCGCCGCGCACCCGGCCCTGCGCTGCCGCCTGGACCGGGCCACCATGACCCTGGTCGACCATCCGGTGGGGAACATCCTCACCGAGGTCACCGTGGCAGGGGACGTCGTTGCCGCGGTGGCCGAGCAGACCGATCTCGCGGTCGAGCGGCTCGACCCGGAGCAGGGACGCCTCCTGCAGGCGGTGCTGCTGCACCCGCAAGACAGTGCCGGGGAGTCCGGGGGCAAGGTGCTGGTGCTCAGTGCCCATGTGCTCGCCGTCGACCCGGCATCCTGGCGAATCATGCTCGGTGAGTTGGAAAACGGTTGGCACGCACTGACCGCCGGCGCCGAGCCGGCCGTGATCCGCGAACACACGAGCTATCGGACGTGGTCCCGGTTGGTTGCCGAGCGCGCGCAGCACCTCGACACCGTGGACTTCTGGGAGGCGCAGGTCGCCGGCCCCGACCCGCAGCTCGGCAATCGTCGGGTGAACGCCGAGATCGATTGTGCCGCAGACGTGGTGGTGTCCATGGGGTTGATCGACCCGGAACTGACCGGGCGGGTGCTCTCGGCCGGCCGGCGGATCACCGATGTGCTGGCTGCCGCGACTGCCCGCACCGTCACTCGTTGGCGGCGGCGCCGTGGACAGGACACCCCGGCTCCGCTGCTGGCACTGGAGACCTACGGTCGCGCCGACACCGTGCTGTCGGATCAGGCTGATACCGGAGAAACCGTCGGTCTGTTCAGTGCCATTTACCCGCTGCGGCTCAGTTCCGAAGGGCCCCAACAGGTCAGCGCCGAGATCGCCGCGGTGCCTGGCCACGGCATCGACTTCGGGCTGCTGCGTTATCTGCGCACGGACACCGCGGCGCGGCTGGCCGCGTACCCGGAACCCCAGGTATTGCTGAACTACCTGGGCCGGGTGCACCTCGGCGCGAGCGGTGATGCGCTGCAACTCGACGGGGCGCTACTGGCCGGCGCGTCACCGGTGCCCGAACCGAACTACGCGGTGCATCACGAGCTGACCTTGCTGGCCGGAATCATCGACCATGGCGGCACCGCGGCGCTCGGTGTCCAATGGCGCACGGTGCCAGACATTCTCAGTGCAGACGATATTGCCGAATTGCAACAGCTGTGGGAATCGCAGCTCAGGGAAGTGGTGAAATGA
- the mbtG gene encoding NADPH-dependent L-lysine N(6)-monooxygenase MbtG, which translates to MTETRNTLAVIGAGAKAVAVAAKAAELRAMGVDAPEVIAVERLGVGANWQAAGGWTDGRHRLGTGPEKDVGFPYRSALVPRRNVELDERMMRHSWQSYLISTGQFAEWIDRGRPAPTHRRWSRYLAWVAESVAMQVITGEVTQLSVDGDQWVLHCRDQQVRAEGVMITGPGQAERSILPGHPRVLSIAQFWHRVAQDERINAERVAVIGGGETAATMLDELFSHRVSTITVISPGVTLFTRGEGYFENTLFSDPTGWAGLSISERRDAMARTDRGVFSARVQDSLLADDRIRHLRGRVAHAVPQQDRVRLTLQTERDSGCLETVHGFDLVIDGSGADAMWFVPLLSQDALDVLELGIGAPLSSDALQQSIGYDLAVAGVVPKLFLPSLSWLTQGPGFPNLSCLGLLSDRVLGAELSTQSARRCDEQQSVR; encoded by the coding sequence ATGACTGAGACGCGAAACACATTGGCCGTCATCGGCGCCGGTGCCAAGGCAGTCGCCGTGGCCGCCAAGGCCGCTGAACTTCGCGCGATGGGCGTGGACGCGCCCGAGGTCATCGCGGTGGAACGCCTTGGTGTCGGCGCCAACTGGCAGGCCGCCGGTGGCTGGACCGATGGTCGGCACCGGCTGGGCACCGGTCCGGAGAAGGACGTCGGTTTCCCGTACCGGTCCGCACTCGTACCGCGGCGCAACGTCGAACTCGACGAACGGATGATGCGGCACAGTTGGCAGTCCTACCTGATCTCGACGGGGCAGTTCGCCGAATGGATCGACCGCGGCCGGCCCGCACCGACCCACCGGCGCTGGAGCCGTTATCTGGCGTGGGTGGCGGAAAGCGTTGCCATGCAGGTGATCACGGGTGAGGTCACGCAGCTGTCGGTGGACGGCGACCAGTGGGTGCTGCACTGCCGCGATCAGCAGGTGCGTGCCGAGGGCGTGATGATCACCGGGCCCGGACAGGCAGAGCGTTCCATCCTGCCGGGGCACCCGCGGGTGCTGTCGATCGCCCAATTCTGGCATCGGGTCGCCCAGGACGAGCGCATCAACGCCGAGCGGGTCGCCGTCATCGGCGGCGGCGAGACCGCCGCGACGATGCTCGACGAGTTGTTCTCGCACCGGGTTTCGACCATCACCGTGATCTCGCCGGGGGTCACCCTGTTCACCCGCGGCGAGGGGTACTTCGAGAACACCCTGTTCTCCGACCCGACAGGCTGGGCCGGCCTCAGCATCTCCGAGCGCCGAGATGCCATGGCCCGCACCGACCGTGGCGTGTTCTCCGCGCGGGTCCAGGACTCGCTGCTGGCCGACGACCGCATCCGGCACCTGCGCGGCCGCGTCGCCCATGCCGTGCCCCAGCAGGACCGAGTCCGGTTGACCCTGCAGACCGAGCGCGACTCCGGCTGCCTGGAGACGGTGCACGGCTTCGACCTGGTGATCGACGGCTCCGGTGCGGACGCCATGTGGTTCGTGCCGCTGCTCAGCCAGGACGCGTTGGACGTGCTGGAGCTCGGTATCGGTGCGCCGCTGTCGTCCGACGCGCTGCAGCAATCCATCGGCTACGACCTCGCGGTGGCGGGCGTTGTGCCGAAGCTGTTCCTGCCCAGCCTGTCCTGGCTCACCCAGGGACCGGGTTTCCCCAACCTCAGCTGTCTCGGTCTGCTCAGTGACCGCGTGCTGGGTGCCGAACTGTCCACCCAATCCGCGAGGAGATGCGATGAGCAGCAATCCGTTCGATGA
- a CDS encoding MbtH family protein — MSSNPFDDENGAFYVLINDEEQHSLWPVFADVPAGWRVVFGESARADCLAYVEETWTDIRPKTLRDTLAG; from the coding sequence ATGAGCAGCAATCCGTTCGATGACGAGAACGGTGCGTTCTATGTCCTGATCAACGACGAAGAGCAGCACAGCCTGTGGCCGGTGTTCGCCGACGTGCCCGCCGGTTGGCGGGTCGTGTTCGGCGAGAGCGCGCGCGCGGACTGCCTGGCCTACGTCGAGGAAACCTGGACCGACATCCGGCCCAAGACGCTCCGGGACACCCTGGCCGGCTGA